The Endozoicomonas sp. 4G DNA segment AGAATTGTTGTTCAACCGTTATGAATTAAATCCTAATAAACCTTTATTTCTTGTTCTTTTTCACCCAGTAGTTCAGCAAATTGACTCTCTTTCTGAGCAAGTTAATAACTTATTGTCTGTTGTACTTGAACTGGGGCAGCCTGTACTGATGCTGATGCCTAATTCAGATGCAGGAGGTCAAGAGATCAAACGAGAGATTGACAAGCTTGAAGATCACCCTAATTTAAAGTTGGCAATTCATGTGCCTAGAAATGACTTTTTGTCATTGGTCAAATACGCTGACGTGTTGGTTGGGAACTCAAGTAGCGGCATCATCGAGGCAGCCTCGCTTGGTACTAAAGTACTAAATGTTGGCACTAGACAGAATCTCAGAGAGCGCAGTGCTAATGTAGTAGACGTTGGCACCAGTCAGATCGAGATTAGAAACGGATTGATGCAGGCAATGTCAATTCGTGGAAAAAAGTGGACGAACGTATATGGTGATGGTACAGCTTCAGATAAAATTGTTCGTTTTTTAAATGATGTAACTCTCGACAGTGCTGTTTTAGAGAAAGCAAATGCCTACTGATTTACTCATTATTGGAGCAGGCGGTCATGCAAAAGTTGTTATTGAAGCCTGCAATCTTTCGAGTCCACAGTTAGTTTTGAATGTAGTGGATCAGTCATCAGAAAAGGTTGATACACTACTTCTTGAAAAGTACCGAGTAACCTTACTAGATTCCAGCAGTATCTTACCTAACATTTGCCACATTGCGATTGGTAATAACCAAGTAAGAAGAAGTTTGTGCAATTGGATTGAGCAACTAAATTGCTCGCTACACTCTGTGATTCACCCTGATGCCATTATATCACCCTCCGCTACGATTCATGATGGTACTTTTATCGCCGCTCGTACTGTTATTGCAGCTGAAACAATCATCGAATACGGTTGTATTGTTAATCACGGTGTGGTTGTTGACCATGATTGCCATATAGGTGCGTTTAGTCATATTGCTCCTCACTCTACTCTTTGTGGAGGTGTTAGTGTTGGAGAGGGGGTATTAATTGGTGCTGGAGCAACTGTTCTGCCAATGGTGAAAATAGGGAAATGTGCAGTTATTGGTGCTGGAGCTGTTGTTACCTCTGATATACCCGAAGGTAAAACAGTAATGGGTATACCGGGAAGAGCAATTTAATGGAGTAATTATGCAAGATCTCGAAGAGATTTTAGTTTCAAATCAATGTACTTTGAAGGAAGCCCTGCTTTTGCTTGATAAAAGTGGAGCTTCTGTTTTATTACAGATTAATAAGAAGGGGCAGCTTCGGCGTACAGTGACAGATGGCGATATTCGCAGGTTGCTTTTATCCGGTTATGGAATGGAAGATACCTTGGAAAAGCTCCCTGATAAAAAACCTGTTACCGTTCCAGCAAGCATTTCTGATCAAGATGCACTTTCTATCATGAATGACCATGGAATTAGCCAGTTGCCTGCAGTTAATAATGATGGATGCCCTGTTTCGCTGCATTTGAGAAGTGAAATACAGCCTCGAATACTTCTTTCTACTCCACACATGGGAGGCTTAGAACAAAAATATGTTGAAGAAGCTTTTCTTACAAATTGGGTAGCACCTGTAGGGCCAAATGTTGATGGTTTTGAAAAAGAAATCGCACAGTATGTGAAGACAGGGCATGCCGCAGCGTTAAGCTCTGGCACGGCTGCCATTCATTTGGCTTTAAGGTTGTTAGACGTTTCTCATGGAGACACTGTTTTTTGTTCTAGTTTTACTTTCATTGCCAGTGCTAATCCAATTTTATATCAAGGTGCAACACCTGTATTTATTGATTCTGAACCTGATACTTGGAATATGTCTCCTCAAGCTTTGGAGTGTGCATTTCAAAGAAGTTTAGAAATAGGTAAAAAGCCAAAGGCAGTGATTGTTGTACATCTTTATGGTCAGAGCGCTAAAATGGCAGATATCATAGCCATCTGTAATAAATATGATGTACCTGTCGTTGAAGATGCTGCAGAGTCATTAGGTGGTCTTTACAAAGGTCAGCATACTGGAACTTTCGGAAAGTTCGGTGTGTTTTCATTTAATGGAAATAAAATCATTACCACATCGGGTGGCGGCATGCTGATATCTGACGATCAAGCTATGATCGAGAAGGCAAGGTATCTTTCTACGCAGGCTAGAATGCCTGAACCCCATTATGAACATACTGAAGTTGGCTACAACTATCGTATGAGTAATGTACTGGCAGGTATTGGGCGGGGTCAATTATCAGTCCTTGATAAAAGAGTAACCGCGCGCAGGAAGATTTTTGAGATATATAGAGAGGCTCTAATTGATTTTGAGTGCCTTGACTGGATGCCAGAACCTGAAGGTGATTTTTCTAATAGATGGTTGACTGCATTAAGTCTAAATCCTAAAAAAACAAATATTTCTCCTGCTTCAATGATTACACAACTGAATGAATTCAATATTGAAGCTCGTCATTTATGGAAACCTATGCATTTGCAGCCATTGTTTACTGGGGTGCAATATTTTAAGCATTCTGACATTGATTTTTGCAAAGGTCTATTTGCATCTGGCCTGTGCCTCCCATCTGGCTCTAGCATGAATGAGGAACAGATTTATTTTGTTGTTGAAAAAATAAAATATATTCTTAGAAAAAGTCATCGAGCATGAGACTGTTTAAGATTTTGGAAAAAATTCTAAGGTCGCTGTATTCAGGAAACCGAGTCACCCTAAAGGAAAGTACTGAATTTAGTATGGGTGAAAGTCTCATGCTGAGCAAAACTACAGACCCTGGATCATAGGATTTACCTCCCAGAGCCCCCAAAATACCCGAACAAGGAAGGCGTTCAAAGGCAGCTATGATTTTCATGTGACAAAATAGATTTTTTATGCGTTACTTGTTGATAGAATGTAAAAGCTATCAAAATGATATGATTATTTGATAACTATATTCAGGTTTATCTTGTAGGTTTTTATGCGGCAGATATTACTCACACTACCCCGATCAGGCAAACGGTTAATTACTTTACTATTTGATACAGTAGGAATATTACTTTGTCTGTGGTTAGCTTTTTATATACGTTTGGGAGTGACAGACTCATTATCTCAATATTACCCTGCATTCATTGTTGCCATAGCAGTCACCTTACCTTTCCTGATCAGAATGGGCCTGTACCGAGCCGTCCTCCGCTACATGGGCTCCGATTCTCTCATAGTAATCTTCAAAGCCTGCTCCTATTCCGCCATCTGTCTAATGCTGGCCGGATTTGTTTCCGGGCAGGCCCATCTCCCTCGCTCCATCCCTTTCATCTATTGGCTCCTGTTACTGCCAACCATGACCATCTCTCGCTATGTGATCAGGAGTTGGTTGTTAGAGGAATCCATAGCCGATATTTTTCCTGAGTTTTTTCCCAAAAGGCAGGGACACTCAAACCGCGGTATTCCTGTTGCCATTTATGGCGCAGGTGCGGCAGGGGTTCAGGTGATGTCTGCTTTGGATAAGGGAATTGAGTACCAGCCAGTCGCTTTTATAGATGACAAAAGAGACAACGCTGGTCGTGCAATTCAGGGAAGGCGTATTTATCGGCCCATAGCTTTTGAGCAGATGGTCCAGGAAACAGGCGTCCAGGAAGTGTTGCTGGCTATACCCTCAGCGACAAGACAAAGGCGGAAAGAGATCGTTCAGGAACTTGAGCAACACGGTCTGCCGATTCGAACCATACCCGCCATGTCTGACCTGGCCAGTGGTCGCATGAAAATGCAGGAAATTCAGCCTGTTGATATTGGTGATGTGCTCGGCAGGGACGAAGTGGCTCCAAGGCAAGACCTTTTGGAGAAGTGTATTACGGGTAAAGTGGTCATGGTGACCGGGGCAGGGGGGTCTATTGGTTCTGAGCTTTGTCGGCAGATCCTTAAGAAGAAGCCTTTGTGCCTGGTTCTTTATGAACACAGTGAATTCAGTCTCTATTCCGTCGAGCAGGATTTAATCAAGGCGCAAAATCGTTTACATGACTGTAAAGCCGTTCAGATTGCGGCAATACTGGGTTCGGTCAATAATCCGGATCGTTTGATTGAAACCATGCGCAGATTTTCTGTGGATACGCTTTATCATGCGGCTGCCTATAAACACGTACCTATCGTTGAGCACAATATCGAAGAAGGGTTGCGTAACAATACGCTGGGTACACTGTATGCGGCACAGGCAGCCATTGTGACTCAGGTAGAACGTTTTGTACTGATATCGACGGATAAAGCCGTTCGACCCACCAATGTTATGGGCGCATCAAAACGTTTGTCAGAAATGGCTTTGCAGGGATTGGCGGATGAAAGCTCAGTGAAGTTGTTTCACTCAGATCAGTTTGGCGTTGCGCCAGGCACAAAAATACCGGTGAATACCTGTTTTACTATGGTGCGGTTTGGCAATGTACTGGGTTCAAGTGGCTCAGTTATTCCTGTGTTTCGTGAACAGATTCGAACCGGCGGCCCTGTGACGGTGACTCACCCGGACATTAATCGGTATTTCATGACCATCCCGGAGGCTGCGCTGCTGGTGATTCAGGCCGGTGCCATGGCTACCGGGGGAGAGGTTTTTGTTTTGGACATGGGGCAGCCTGTCAAAATAGCGAACCTGGCTAAGCGGATGATTAATTTGTCTGGCCTGACCCTTAAAGACGAAAGTCATCCTGAAGGGGATATTGAAATTGTTTACACAGGCTTACGTCCCGGTGAAAAGCTCTATGAAGAATTGTTGATAGGCGACAATGTGACAGGCACCAGTCATCCAAAAATAAGTATGGCGATGGAACACAAAGAGTTGTGGAACGACTACAGGCTGGCCTTGGAAACTGTGTTTGAGGTAGCCCGGGAACGACGCTTTAATGATCTGAGAAATCTGCTTGCCAGTTATGTGAATGGCTTTAGTCCGTCGTCTGATGTGGTGGACTGGATGGATCAGTCCATGCCGGTTGAATCGAAACCTGAGCGTGGGGCTTTGAGTTATCACTGATTGTTGTTGTGTTGTGGTTTTGCCTC contains these protein-coding regions:
- a CDS encoding nucleoside-diphosphate sugar epimerase/dehydratase codes for the protein MGLYRAVLRYMGSDSLIVIFKACSYSAICLMLAGFVSGQAHLPRSIPFIYWLLLLPTMTISRYVIRSWLLEESIADIFPEFFPKRQGHSNRGIPVAIYGAGAAGVQVMSALDKGIEYQPVAFIDDKRDNAGRAIQGRRIYRPIAFEQMVQETGVQEVLLAIPSATRQRRKEIVQELEQHGLPIRTIPAMSDLASGRMKMQEIQPVDIGDVLGRDEVAPRQDLLEKCITGKVVMVTGAGGSIGSELCRQILKKKPLCLVLYEHSEFSLYSVEQDLIKAQNRLHDCKAVQIAAILGSVNNPDRLIETMRRFSVDTLYHAAAYKHVPIVEHNIEEGLRNNTLGTLYAAQAAIVTQVERFVLISTDKAVRPTNVMGASKRLSEMALQGLADESSVKLFHSDQFGVAPGTKIPVNTCFTMVRFGNVLGSSGSVIPVFREQIRTGGPVTVTHPDINRYFMTIPEAALLVIQAGAMATGGEVFVLDMGQPVKIANLAKRMINLSGLTLKDESHPEGDIEIVYTGLRPGEKLYEELLIGDNVTGTSHPKISMAMEHKELWNDYRLALETVFEVARERRFNDLRNLLASYVNGFSPSSDVVDWMDQSMPVESKPERGALSYH
- the neuC gene encoding UDP-N-acetylglucosamine 2-epimerase; the protein is MRKVFYVSGTRADFGLMEDTLKKIHSHPELSLSIIVTGMHLLEDYGNTWQEIKHAGLDIVHKVPVSLSGSSKRDMSLAIGENIIAYTHILEIEKPDVLLLLGDRGEMLAGAIAAAHLNIPVVHIHGGERSGTIDESIRHAITKFAHYHLVATENSRQRLIRMGEMPDNIVVTGAPGLDSIVNLKFVQKELLFNRYELNPNKPLFLVLFHPVVQQIDSLSEQVNNLLSVVLELGQPVLMLMPNSDAGGQEIKREIDKLEDHPNLKLAIHVPRNDFLSLVKYADVLVGNSSSGIIEAASLGTKVLNVGTRQNLRERSANVVDVGTSQIEIRNGLMQAMSIRGKKWTNVYGDGTASDKIVRFLNDVTLDSAVLEKANAY
- a CDS encoding aminotransferase class I/II-fold pyridoxal phosphate-dependent enzyme — encoded protein: MQDLEEILVSNQCTLKEALLLLDKSGASVLLQINKKGQLRRTVTDGDIRRLLLSGYGMEDTLEKLPDKKPVTVPASISDQDALSIMNDHGISQLPAVNNDGCPVSLHLRSEIQPRILLSTPHMGGLEQKYVEEAFLTNWVAPVGPNVDGFEKEIAQYVKTGHAAALSSGTAAIHLALRLLDVSHGDTVFCSSFTFIASANPILYQGATPVFIDSEPDTWNMSPQALECAFQRSLEIGKKPKAVIVVHLYGQSAKMADIIAICNKYDVPVVEDAAESLGGLYKGQHTGTFGKFGVFSFNGNKIITTSGGGMLISDDQAMIEKARYLSTQARMPEPHYEHTEVGYNYRMSNVLAGIGRGQLSVLDKRVTARRKIFEIYREALIDFECLDWMPEPEGDFSNRWLTALSLNPKKTNISPASMITQLNEFNIEARHLWKPMHLQPLFTGVQYFKHSDIDFCKGLFASGLCLPSGSSMNEEQIYFVVEKIKYILRKSHRA
- a CDS encoding acetyltransferase, giving the protein MPTDLLIIGAGGHAKVVIEACNLSSPQLVLNVVDQSSEKVDTLLLEKYRVTLLDSSSILPNICHIAIGNNQVRRSLCNWIEQLNCSLHSVIHPDAIISPSATIHDGTFIAARTVIAAETIIEYGCIVNHGVVVDHDCHIGAFSHIAPHSTLCGGVSVGEGVLIGAGATVLPMVKIGKCAVIGAGAVVTSDIPEGKTVMGIPGRAI